One Clupea harengus chromosome 11, Ch_v2.0.2, whole genome shotgun sequence DNA window includes the following coding sequences:
- the rpz4 gene encoding rapunzel 4, translated as MADQLQRLVADKKNVVETVMDVFEQGAEVVASIAGDLFPVFAIAAPIVRLALDNVESKEAEYMKEQFQKVRDRLEAVSEEIQRINEEIKKSAADAAYFSVEENLTNQFRKYMDILNAKPKFREVKKKLFLEHFNKTGGDKNLITLYNAVTGDNFSAESVLEITLNYEQKSRRVVEDFCARLKKLFCIGLIALMGYNALKGCDEEEEKDVLRDWGEKMQVVQRKMTAVIEDCINSFPKQAEIDAKRVVRDNRGKSNKELADTIMETLKKKYDWVGWSVRVFSSPSGLFVKKTEFQCFTGRSRFNVTSVEDKLNVMVSFSASPEPLNMDQIEDLLSSQKKGSITVAELLFEKVPVCVVQTIKTSCKDVICSYSFSEELHYWEKRGKEFYVCVHSA; from the coding sequence ATGGCGGATCAGCTGCAGCGGCTTGTGGCCGACAAGAAGAATGTCGTTGAGACAGTCATGGATGTATTTGAGCAAGGGGCAGAGGTGGTGGCTAGCATCGCAGGAGACCTGTTCCCTGTCTTCGCCATTGCAGCGCCCATCGTCAGGCTGGCCCTCGACAACGTTGAGAGCAAGGAGGCAGAGTACATGAAGGAGCAGTTCCAGAAGGTACGGGACAGGTTGGAGGCGGTGTCTGAGGAGATTCAGCGCATCAACGAGGAAATCAAGAAGAGCGCGGCGGACGCTGCCTATTTTTCTGTGGAGGAGAATCTGACCAACCAGTTCCGCAAGTACATGGACATCCTTAATGCCAAACCCAAATTCCGAGAGGTCAAAAAGAAGCTGTTCTTGGAGCACTTCAACAAGACCGGAGGGGATAAAAACCTGATCACCCTCTACAATGCTGTCACCGGAGATAACTTCTCTGCAGAGTCTGTGTTGGAGATCACACTAAACTATGAGCAGAAGAGCCGTCGTGTTGTGGAGGACTTCTGTGCCAGGCTTAAGAAACTGTTCTGTATTGGCCTAATTGCTTTAATGGGATACAATGCGCTCAAAGGGtgcgacgaggaggaggagaaggacgtGCTCAGAGATTGGGGGGAGAAGATGCAGGTTGTTCAGCGCAAAATGACCGCCGTCATCGAGGACTGCATCAACAGTTTCCCAAAACAGGCGGAGATAGACGCCAAAAGAGTGGTGCGGGACAACCGTGGGAAATCCAACAAAGAGCTGGCTGACACCATCATGGAGACCCTGAAGAAGAAGTATGACTGGGTGGGCTGGTCAGTCCGGGTGTTCAGCTCCCCGAGTGGCCTGTTTGTGAAGAAGACGGAGTTCCAGTGTTTCACGGGCCGAAGCCGCTTTAACGTGACCTCGGTGGAGGACAAGCTGAATGTGATGGTGTCCTTCAGCGCCTCTCCAGAGCCTCTGAACATGGACCAGATCGAGGACCTGCTCTCCAGCCAGAAGAAGGGCTCCATCACTGTGGCGGAGTTGCTGTTTGAGAAGGTGCCCGTCTGTGTGGTCCAAACCATAAAGACCTCATGCAAAGATGTGATCTGCTCCTATAGCTTCTCAGAGGAGTTGCACTAttgggagaagagggggaaggagtTCTACGTTTGTGTTCATTCTGCTTAA
- the rpz5 gene encoding rapunzel 5: MSRVEEWVLQNKDKIEKGVEIMGQGCEVLAATVGQFHPILEAVFVASAEMLSNPEGKEARYLTEQFEKINQALDGVQDEIGKIAMELQRSSMNKQNFDREAQIISQYEKFQDFINAKPKFKEKKKEKFLSHYENTDRDLNMDALYNAVTGENTSGDPMLETVVSTEHRSRRAVEEFCARLKKLFVMGIFAVMGQASLKDGAIGEEMVKKWQDRMEDVENRMKAAVDDCIQNFAIQAKMDVEGQLLDKPGSIDPEFTKSLLAILAKKYDWVSWSIRVFNHGGIFFWNWLAGKKYHGSGGGGNFFDLLTQNNIRVVISFSADPKPINKSQLQEQIENQKLKGNMVSVAQTLCGSQPNCLVHAVSRYKKVEETNNFQPECYYYGIQKRAYICIHSE, translated from the coding sequence ATGAGTCGCGTTGAAGAATGGGTCCTGCAGAACAAGGACAAGATTGAGAAAGGAGTGGAGATCATGGGCCAGGGCTGTGAGGTCCTGGCTGCCACAGTGGGCCAGTTTCACCCCATCCTGGAAGCTGTGTTTGTGGCCTCCGCAGAGATGCTCAGCAACCCCGAGGGGAAGGAGGCCCGTTACTTGACAGAGCAGTTTGAGAAGATCAACCAAGCACTGGATGGCGTACAGGATGAAATTGGCAAAATCGCCATGGAGTTGCAGAGGAGCAGCATGAACAAGCAGAACTTTGACCGTGAGGCTCAGATCATCAGCCAGTATGAGAAGTTTCAagacttcatcaatgccaagcCCAAGTtcaaggagaagaagaaggagaaattCCTCAGCCACTATGAGAACACCGATCGAGACCTGAACATGGACGCCTTGTACAATGCTGTCACCGGGGAGAACACGTCCGGAGACCCCATGCTGGAAACGGTGGTGAGCACGGAGCATCGGAGCAGGAGGGCCGTGGAGGAGTTCTGCGCTCGACTCAAGAAGCTCTTCGTCATGGGCATCTTCGCAGTCATGGGCCAAGCTTCCTTGAAAGACGGAGCCATTGGAGAGGAGATGGTGAAGAAGTGGCAGGATCGGATGGAGGACGTGGAGAACCGCATGAAGGCAGCGGTAGATGACTGCATCCAGAACTTTGCCATCCAGGCCAAGATGGATGTAGAAGGCCAGCTCCTGGACAAGCCAGGCAGCATTGACCCAGAGTTCACCAAATCTCTCCTGGCCATCCTCGCCAAAAAGTACGACTGGGTTTCCTGGTCCATCCGAGTTTTCAATCACGGTGGAATATTTTTTTGGAATTGGCTGGCTGGCAAGAAGTACCATGGCAGTGGTGGGGGTGGTAACTTCTTTGACCTCTTGACCCAAAACAACATCCGAGTGGTGATTTCTTTCAGTGCGGATCCAAAGCCAATCAACAAGAGCCAACTGCAGGAGCAGATCGAGAACCAGAAGCTGAAGGGTAACATGGTGTCTGTGGCACAGACCCTGTGTGGCAGCCAACCCAACTGTCTGGTGCATGCCGTGAGCCGATATAAGAAAGTGGAAGAGACCAACAACTTTCAGCCAGAGTGCTATTATTATGGGATACAAAAAAGGGCCTACATATGTATCCATTCAGAGTAG